The Citrus sinensis cultivar Valencia sweet orange chromosome 4, DVS_A1.0, whole genome shotgun sequence DNA segment CCGTGTGGCCCATTCTGTGGTAGTTTCTAGCATTTTAACTTGGCGTGGAACAATCAATTCACTGAATTTGGTTGAAGATTGGTCAATTCTACGGGATGCAAGAAGTACtgactttctttcttttctggCCGAAGAGAACTCGAGAAGGAGGCCAAGTAGAGAAGTTTCTTCTGATTTTACCTGCAATGGTGGTAATTCTCACAGTTAGTCTAGATGGAAGTAGAATTACACTGTGGATTATACTAAGGTAATTggtgggaaaaagaaaaagaaactcaaAGTTCTTGCATGGATCCTAATGCCTGCTTGTGTACAGAATGTTCTAAGTTTCTAGTTTCAGAATGCAGGCATTGAATCAATCTCATTTGCACGCATGTTCTCATCAAATGGCCAGGTGAACGTAAGACATCAACATAAAACTTAAGTCTAGTATTAAAGCTGGTAATAATCATTTGAAATTGTGCTTTTCCTTCTTGATCTATAAAGAAATAGCTTACAGAATATGTGATATAAACAGGCAAATTCCCCAACAGAAGCTCTGCCTGAAAAAGCCTTGCAATGAAACTGGCATTCTCTTCAAGAGTTCCTTTAAACGTTACATTCCCCCCTCCACTATATGATGCTTCCTTGAAACTATAATTGCAAATAAATGATTAGGTGAGGCAGAGCTTTGATGCACAATATAGATCAATGGGTAAACTTCAATTAATCCCCTACTTAGAATGACAATCTTTAATCTACCCCCTTTTGCTGttaagaagacaaaaaaattcCTCAAGAAGCCCTCCATTTACCCTCATTTTCTGAACGAAAATTGGGGTAAATTGGGGTTTCACACTTTTGAGGGGTAAATTGAAGatggttattttatttagggatgaattgaagtttaccctaaacaaattaatgaaaaatagagATTGTGAACGAGGAATGCACTGTTGAGGTAATGTATGACAGCTTAAGCAACTAACAGCAAATCCCACCAAAACATGGAGATACTGATGTATTCTAATTCCATGCTTAGATCTAATTTTACTTTGGATGCTTTGCTCTTGAGTTTTGATGGCAGGAAAAATAGAGCTGTGCAAGAGGTTGAGCAGACCATTTTTCATCCTTTGGGACAACATACTTTCTTATTCTCATGATAAGACCTATAATCTGATGTATCACAGAAAGatcaaaatatatcaaatcAGATTACAGTACTTAATGGCTTAGACAACTTCCCATTACCCACATAAGAAAATGTATATCATGTGGCATACCATCCATGGAAATGGAAACTGTAAATCAGTTgagattttacaaatattagGAGAAATAAACGATCTTTAAAACTTACTCAACAAGGACTTGAATAGTATCTGGATTAGGGTCATCTTTAAACTCAAGCATAGGCTGCCACAAGTATAGGGGAAAGTTAAAGCGGATAAAGAGTTTGATGGCTAGAGCAACAACAGGTCATGTTTACGTAGAACATTTTCATTTCTGGAGTAGTAtgactattattattgtcaatatGACCACAGTTTTAAACTACAAAAagtaagaacaaaagaaacacAGGTCTAATCAGTGCTTACCTGAAAGCCTTGGGAAGAAATGTTATTCCACGGAGTGTCTAACATTTGCTCCCCCTCAAGAGAAATATGTAAACCATGACCCTGAACAATGTTGTGATGGTCAGTATTCTATGAACTGGCATCTTATGAGCAGCAATTGACTGGTGCCCAGCACTAAGGTTTTAAATACAAGAACAGAGTATGAAATTTAACATAGTTGCTACCTGATCAAAATTTGAGTAGAATGGTAATACTTTGGGGTAATTTTGTAGAATTCCCCATGACTTTTCAACAAGGGACCACCAACTGCAGAAACGAACGTATATGAAAATGAAGCTTACCAAACCATTGTATAGATATTAGAGGAAACTATCTCAACAATGAAAGTAAGAGTTACACTGCTATAGATGAGCAGCATTGGAAAGATCTTCAAATAATTGAAGTAGTAAAACAGAACATAAATCATAGTCCGGGACAGGTCAGGTAAGAGGAACCCAAGTATCATTGAAAGAATTcagcaaattttgaaaatttgtgtGGCTTTAACACTAAAAGATATGAAAATCTGTTGCTATGAGGAAAAAGAGGAAAGTTTTGAAGACGAGAATAAGTTCAGAAGTGAATAGTGACATTTTTCAGCTATTTATGCTCCTAAGAAGAGGGTCCATATGGCGTCCCAGATGAGTGCTGTTCCCACCTTTGTGAAATACAGTAAACAGGGTATACTGATAGTAGCAAAAATACACAGCAGCTGTGTGTGTATGTGCGCAGAACTTCCACATTCATGGAATTTCACAAAGGATAGGAGGATTACTGATTTTGAGCAGTCTGAAAGTCAGGTGGCTGCTTAGTCTCATAGATCCATCCAGGAGCAAATATGGCAGCTGACACATCATCCTTCTTTATCACATCCAGAGCGACATTTGTCTGATTTACAAAGAATATAGTTACGAAAGAAAACTTTCCACacttcaaaaaattcaaactacCAGAACTTGTACATAACTCTgttttacataataatatcTGGCATCATGATGTGAATATACTTTAAAACATGTCTAGTAAGTAAAGACTCAAAAGTACATATTACATGGGAGTTGAAGATAATTTCGCAACCAATAAATGAAATACGTCGAAGTATGCTACttcaacaagaaaaacaatcaaacaGGTAATCTTAATTTGGTTTGACAGAAAGATGAGCTAATTTATCTTGCTTACCGAACTAGTATGTCACCACAAGTGGGTAGAAGagacttttgaaaaaaaaaaaaaaaaaaaattcatagaaGCGACTTAGAAGATGGAAAAATTCAAACTTCTCCTAATAGGGTCCACATTGAATGAAATCAATTGGAAGATtagatataatataatatagaaTTAAAACGTAGACTGTAAGAAACTTTTAAGATGAAGATTCACAAATCTCATAAAGTTAACAGGTCACATACATTCCATTTTCCACCTCCAAAAGTGTTCCTTCCAAATACATCTATTCCCATGTAGACATCAAACTTCCTATCACCTGCAACAGCTGCTGAAAGCTTTGGATAGTCTTCCTACGAGGCAACCAAGAATTATTGAATACAAGAATCCACCATTAAGTTCCATACAAGGGGCAAAGATAAGGGCTTACCTTCCATGTATAGTTTACAAATATGCCGTCACATATATCAAAGAaaggtttatttttttcattcagtTGGTCTTGCCAGTCAAGTTTCCCATCAATTGTAACACTGTCATACCTgcaaaaacaatattaatcgataaaatataaattcaagaCAAATTACTACAGCACAAAATTCAAGAGAACGTAGCATATCCTAATGGTCACACTCACCAGATAGCCAAAGATCCAGGCACTGAGGAGTGCATAGTTTGAGTTAAATGGCTGACAAATTCTTTCAAGTTAGGGATTTGATCTACATCCAGTTCAACCTCCATATTAATCTGCAAGTAACAGTTCCCATATCAACAACTGAAAGGGAGTGCACAGACGACACTCTATGTAGCAcataaaactgaaaaaagctagaagaaaatcaaaaagtCAGAGATTTAATAAAACCTATACCAGCCACCCATCAAAGCCCAAAGCAACCGCAAGCTATGCCAAGCGCTCAGCATAAGTATGAGCAGACTCCTTTGTAGATAGCAATTCAGTGGCAATAACTTTTCCTTCATCCCCTTCTGTGATGAAAGTCCCTAAAACCTATTATTCCATGAGCACAAGAGAAATATCATcatatacaattaaaattccTCAAGTCATTCACTTATCACTCTCATGGATTGAGAATAAAGTACACCATCAATATTCAAAATGTCAAGCTACcaaaggaataaaaaataaaaggcaaatcatggtctataataataattaaaaaaaaaaactcccaATTGGATAGCCTTGCACCACCATGTCGTAATCATATCATGGATACCATCTAGACATTGTGAGCTTACACTGCACCAACTGTAAAGCATAGTACTTGCCCTCGGAAAAAATTTCTGCTCAGTctctataattattgttataacAGCTATGGTCATTTCCCATAATTGATCAATCTTTCATTCAAGAATTTAACCCCCCACCCCCTACTCACACACAAACTCacagaaaaaaaggaaaatcgtCTTGATGAGTACATTGTCGTTGaacatattatattaaaagatcATTAATAAAgttgaataaagaaaaagcaaacactACAAAGAGTAAAAGCTTATATGAGGTTTTTATCCACAATCAATCATTTCCTCCCTTAAACTCCATACACTACAAACAGTGAAAGcaaacacaaaattaaaaccaagaagcaaagaaaacaaaagcaaaacatAAAAGGCatgtcttttaattttcaactaaCTAAGCACTTATTGTTCAAGAacgaaatataaattaaaaaaaaaagaaaaagaaaaagaaattgcacTACCTTAACGCCATGTCTGTGAGCAGTGTTAGTCCAACAAGGAGGAGGCAAAGTGACCAAActatgagaaaaataaacaaaaacatcCATCAAATGCCAATGCCAAATAGCGTAGGCGTCGGCATTGGTCCCACCTTGGACCCACTTATCATCCACGTAGCCACCTTGCATGTCATGGCAAACCAAAATCCTCGGCCTGGCAGGTAGAGTTGGAGACGCACCGTTCAGAGGATGAAGAGGAACAGTCGACTTATTAAAAGGGTAGTGAAAGGAGTCAAAGTAAGCGCGAGAGTGAAGATCTTGGAGGGTTTTAATGGGGTAAGAGATGGGAATCGACGGCTGCAATGGGTCGAACGGAGGAGGATCGACGGCTGAGGAGTCGTCGTTGGAATTGGACATGGTGATGAAGAGAACGAGGGAGTGGAGAGTTTTTTTAAGTGAGAGGAGGGAGTTGCGGAGAGTTTTTAGAGTTTGACGATTGATGTAAGTccgaagaagatgatgaagtattattattattaagataCATGGGACGACGACGAAGACGAAGACGAAGGTCAAGTCTTGACAGTGAGTTTGGAACATGGCAGGAAGCTTCGCTTTTGCTGTGCCTTTAAATGCTTTTGTTGACTTCGTTCTTGGTCTTCGTCATCGCTTACAGTCAGTCAGTCAGTCAGTCGACTGTACATCAACAACTATTCTACAAGTGCTGGTGAATATAACATTGAAGCTTGAGACTACTCAGACACCTTCACCATTATAGaagcatatttctttcatccaTCTCTCTGTTACTATTCAGTTCCGTAAATTTTACCAACAATCACAAGGAAGAGCAAGTAAGCTAAGATATTTCTGGAAATTCGGATCcaatcaatttcatttgtACCGGTGTTTATCACATGCTTTAAAGTCATGGTTACTTCATAGCGAATGGCATAATTTATTCAACTGAATATAACAAGATCAAATACAGAATTACTGATTATTAAGAAATGCACAGGGAACTCCAGTGAGAGACAGTTCTTCTAatctacaaaattatttaaatatttttgtattaagtGCCAATGGGGCAAGAAATTTCCCTGAGGTGTGACAGAACACCAATAATGCATATCATTAGAGGAGGGCAAAACAAGCTTTACATGGGTTGGGGCACAACCAGACGGCAGGTTAAGATTTCTTCTCATTGAGGGCTGACAACACCCAATCAACATCAAAACTTGCAGAATCATGACCTGCATGATGCACTTATAGCAACTCTTCTGTCCCCGTCATCTTTGCAAATTCACTTTCATCTATACTACccttttttagcttttttaaTAGGCGGTAATCCCGGGCCAGCTCATCTTCGTCTTCGATTGCCTGGGTAGCACGTCTCTGTTTTGCTGTTTTCTTCCTCATCACAGTAGTTGCAGCATCTGAGGCCTTGTTTGGTTTCTGTCGTTTTGGTTCTTTCTGCTGTGCCTCTTTCTTTGCTTGCAAATTCTTCTTCCTTTGTTTCTCACGTGATTTATCCCTGATTTAATATAGTTATCAGCTATGGTCACAGGCGTACACagatcttaaaaataaaaaaataaaaattaattccatCAATGCTGCATATGTGAAAAAGCATAAATGATAAGAGGAATGTGATGTTGGATGATTCTTATACAAAAATCATAAGGTTTCCcatcattttcctttcaatACTGAAAAAAGAGGCAAAAGAAATTCAGCTAATTTTGCTGCAAGTTTGCCTTGGAAACCAAAAAGGTTTTGAACAATGGTCTGTCTGAACTtggttgaaaaaataaatttatcttttaaaaatattgaaagaaGTCAATATCTTgctaaatgaaaaagaagaagactgGTTGTGAAGTGAAAGCATTTAAGAAATTCACAAATCGAATATGGGGTTTCTTCCTCTATGATGACTTCCATGTCAATTgtcaatgcaaattattagGCTCTTTGATTCTATTTAATCAACAAATTTTGATAACACATTGTTAGTTCTTACTTGTACTTGATGTCCTCCAACTTGATGTCTTTAACTGGGACGAAACCCTTGGTGGAAAGAGAATGGATCTTTACCTCAGACATTGAAGGAAGTTGTAGTAAGCCATAACCCATAGCCAATTTCCCGACCTCAAGTTCTTTCCACCTATATAATATGATGGATAAAAAACATTATAacgaaacaataaaaaatgcaGAGAGAAATTATGGATAGAAGGCAGTAGTGACCTGAAGATATACGAGCAGTGATGCTCTTTATATGCACGTATATAAGAAACAAATGCTCTGAGACCTTTCTCCATGACATCACGGTCTTTTTTTGCTGCAGATCGAATCTGAAACAAGTTTTGATACTATGTTGGATCAACCATTTTCTTCTCACTACACACCGGAATATATAGAACAAATttccaaaaccaaaaacaatgGAAGAGAATAAGATAGAAATCATGATCACCTCAGGAACTACATCAGAAGCATCATCAGAGCATTTCCTCTCTTGAAGAGGAACCCTTCTTATCCGCAGGAATTCTACATAAGCTTCCTCCTGAACaagtataattaaattaatttccctagaaatttttctttaacaagAATAGTACATGATAAGGGAGTCAGTATGCGGGTGAAAGACACCTTGGGTGATAGGAAAACAATGGAGCGCCCTTGTCTACCCAACCTAGCAGTTCGACCAACTCTGTGAACGAAAACATTTGGATCTTGAGGGGGATCATACTGCAAGATAACAAACACATTAACCACCACACATAAAGTAACACGGATAATGACTGGTctacttttctgcaatttacaAAGTCACCTGCACTATACAATCAACACCAGGAATGTCAAGTCCACGTGCAGCAACATCCGTACATAGAAGAATGCCACTTGAAAGAGATGTAAATGAAGCTAATGCTTTCTCCCTAGCAGTCTATttgtaatcaaaatcaatcaaaatgagtaataatataCACCAGCCGACTTCTGAAATTGTAATATAAGATTCTGAGGATATTTCAATAACTAACATCCTACCTGCTTCATCTTTCCATGAAGAGGAATCAACGAGAGACTCTTCAAAACAGCCAGACGTGGAAGAACAACTCCCCAGTAGTCAACACAAGCACAAGTCATGAAATATCTGAAGACATACATTAATCctattatgaaattatgattaatCATAGGCCATTAACTACAAAAAGATAGCATCATCCATCCTCTGAGAAATTTCCATGCTGAACTTACATTATAATCTTTTTAGACTTGTTCTTTATAAGCAGATCAACAAGTTGTGATGGTTTCTCATCTGGTTCACATTCCAAATACTGCAGAATCAGAGGAGAAATTAATTCAGAATAAATGCAGAACTTACAAAGACTATTAGTGTTCAAATCATAACAAAGGGTtactatttttgtcaaattaggggggggaaaTCCAATTAGTCTGAAATGACATCAAACATGAATATTTAGCACAACCCAGAGTTTGCTTTATGGCTTTGAAGAAgaggataaaaaattaattcaagtgACTTCCAGATTCAATAAATGTCTTCCAGGATCTAATATGtcaaattaaaattccaaaaatcaTTATTTGAGTTTATTTGGCTTCAATTCTGTTTAACCACATGCAACGTAAATTGCAACCAAAATATATTCACACACAACACCTCAAGATGAAGGCCTAAAGGTGTTTTCGAAGAGGCTAGTTGCTGCGATGATGCCGATACATGATGTGATTTTGATTCTGCTCGCACTTCAACCCTCACAGGATTCCTCAGCCCTGCTTTGGATAGCTCTTCAACTGCCTCAGTTTGAGTAGCTGAAAAAAGGCCAGTTCTACGAAGTTTAGGCAGGCGAGATATGATGTAACTGATCTGTTTCTGGAATCCCATATCCAAGAGCCTGTCAGCCTCATCTAGAACCAAAATCTGCACAACCAGCAAGATGAAGCTGTAAGGTCACCAAAGTACAGGATCCAAGTATTATCTTTGTGAAAAATTGTTCAAAAATTACATTCTAAATTAGTGTAATCTTCAGTCATAATCATTAAACATCTGTCAATTGTCTAGTTAAGTCTTCATTAAACAAATCCAGAGGCTACTGATCCTTGCACTCATTGTGCATTGTCAACTGACAAACTATAAATTCAGCAACATGGATTAAAAGTCCTCTAGATAATCACTAACAACAAAAACAAGGTGTGAATTGAAGCCAAGATTTccataaaatagaaaagacAATGAAGATCATCAATCTCTATCCAAACCAAGATTAGAAATTAATACATTATAGAGAATCAAACATCCAAGCAACTACCTCAAGGTTCCGAAAATCCAAGACATCCATACGTTCCATTATATCATATAGCCTCCCAGGTGTCCCGATCAACAAATTTGCTCCTTCTTCCTCTATTTTCTTCACATCTGCTTTCACCTCCACACCTCCCACAAGAAGCACAGACTTAACATCCGGTAAAGTTGAGATGAACGGCTGTGCAACATGGTATATTTGCGATGATAGCTCCCTTGTTGGTGAGATAATCATCCCCATTATCTGCTCTCAATTCAAAAACTAATTTCTCAACAAAGTAATCACTAAAAGCAAATGCAATTCACTCgatacataataaaattgcCAGTGCAAtgcaatcaatttatttagaatcaACTACAACTAGAAGTAAAAACTATTCAAGTACTTAGAAGAActatttgactattttctagTGCGGTGCTAAGAGAAGCAAAAGTGCTCACGCAAAGTGCTTTTCAAAGAATCAGTAAGAGTTTTTGTAGAAAatttaactgaaaaataaatcatatgcattttttgggtaaaaagtaaaaaaaaaaaaaaagctatttgAGCTCGTTGagttcatttaaatataaatttctatgttttaatttaattttcctgaAGCTTCTAGGCAGCCAAACACAAATGAGAAAATGTTTTGGACCTGGTGGGGTTTCCGAGCAGAAGAGGCACGGCGGAGGATCTCCACTAGAGGGACGACAAAAGCTAGGGTTTTGCCAGAGCCGGTGGCGGCGTCCACGGCTACGTCCTTGTAGCTGCATAACAAAGGGATTGTGGCAGCTTGAACAGGCGTGCAAAACTCAAAGCCGGCTTCAGCTAAGGCTTCGAGAACTGGCTCGGAAAGCGCCGGCTTCAAATCGGAAAAGCGAGTTTCTGTTAACGCTTTGTTCGGGTTGGACTCCATTCTAACGGTTCAAGGCAAGCGCGGATTCGGAGTCAGATAGCATCCATTGATACCTACTGAAAACATATCAAATCAGTcccttaattttatatttatttctcgATGAAAAACAAAGGCTTCGGTAGACAGTGGAGTTGTTCTACTGTAGAGAACTGACGGTGATCCTTACGTTATAGTAATAAGTgtagatttaatatttatttttatgatcgTACGGTTATCAACAATATTTTACCATTGagtagataattttttatgattgaGCGGTGAAAATTATGAGCATGACCCTATTATTGAATAATGTAGTATAACTACTATAAATTAACATTCTTTGAAccataaaaaatctattaatttaataaatattagtacATCGAGTACATCGAGTAAAGTTGTATGatacattttaattaaatcttgTTTAAATGTATCAATCACTTAATAATTCATTGATTAGATTGTACAACTAGATTACAATTATATAGTAACACATTAGAAGAGCACTTGGAGGAAATATATTAAGTTGACCTCTCTCTTATTCCTCTTCACATATTACATTAGTATAATAAcagaaattaatttcaagCACGAaacattgaaaatttatttatcaaaaacctCATAGacatatgatatatatttagtttcaattcaggtaattattaatatacCTATTAATTGGGTCGGTAGAAAAACAAGAATGTTTtgaaagttttttatttaataacttcTCAAATGATTAAGTTATCATGTTGGTCCCAAGTTGGgagaaaaaagtaattatttaatcaagattatgaatttatcgagtattaatttaatgaagtTCTGTTGTatagtcaatttttttatttttctattttttactaattttatagtCAATGGACAAAAGTAGCCATCATTAGAACCCCCTTTGGGATTATAGTTAAAAtgctataaataatttatttcataagtttTGGTAAAAatggtgtttgataaattttttaaaatgttatttattttataagtttctaCATTTTTGCAGCAgacttttaaagttttttataaacaacttattaaatagagtaccacacttttttaattttttattgtaattttaatattttaacaaaaggaTAAGTATATCTTACTTTTTCACAAACTCTTATATGCTTAT contains these protein-coding regions:
- the LOC102612805 gene encoding LOW QUALITY PROTEIN: cytosolic endo-beta-N-acetylglucosaminidase 1 (The sequence of the model RefSeq protein was modified relative to this genomic sequence to represent the inferred CDS: substituted 1 base at 1 genomic stop codon); protein product: MFQTHCQDLTFVFVFVVVPCILIIIILHHLLRTYINRQTLKTLRNSLLSLKKTLHSLVLFITMSNSNDDSSAVDPPPFDPLQPSIPISYPIKTLQDLHSRAYFDSFHYPFNKSTVPLHPLNGASPTLPARPRILVCHDMQGGYVDDKWVQGGTNADAYAIWHWHLMDVFVYFSHSLVTLPPPCWTNTAHRHGVKVLGTFITEGDEGKVIATELLSTKESAHTYAERLAXLAVALGFDGWLINMEVELDVDQIPNLKEFVSHLTQTMHSSVPGSLAIWYDSVTIDGKLDWQDQLNEKNKPFFDICDGIFVNYTWKEDYPKLSAAVAGDRKFDVYMGIDVFGRNTFGGGKWNTNVALDVIKKDDVSAAIFAPGWIYETKQPPDFQTAQNHWWSLVEKSWGILQNYPKVLPFYSNFDQGHGLHISLEGEQMLDTPWNNISSQGFQPMLEFKDDPNPDTIQVLVDFKEASYSGGGNVTFKGTLEENASFIARLFQAELLLGNLPVYITYSVKSEETSLLGLLLEFSSARKERKSVLLASRRIDQSSTKFSELIVPRQVKMLETTTEWATREARIIMGGYTITGISAVCYRPEPENSRRTLESASNVQDNASVHTPAEYFAILGDISIKTSGQNSDFPLSSSWLVEAQYVKFASDSQGTKTLSAKIIWKLKDGNDSVFPQYNIYLGKPAKQAVGSLDGRVESTQEYLGVARVESFYISDLIIPSNTDALKFIIQVCSVEGTSQNLDKSPFLLLDVKDK
- the LOC102613104 gene encoding DEAD-box ATP-dependent RNA helicase 18, with product MESNPNKALTETRFSDLKPALSEPVLEALAEAGFEFCTPVQAATIPLLCSYKDVAVDAATGSGKTLAFVVPLVEILRRASSARKPHQIMGMIISPTRELSSQIYHVAQPFISTLPDVKSVLLVGGVEVKADVKKIEEEGANLLIGTPGRLYDIMERMDVLDFRNLEILVLDEADRLLDMGFQKQISYIISRLPKLRRTGLFSATQTEAVEELSKAGLRNPVRVEVRAESKSHHVSASSQQLASSKTPLGLHLEYLECEPDEKPSQLVDLLIKNKSKKIIIYFMTCACVDYWGVVLPRLAVLKSLSLIPLHGKMKQTAREKALASFTSLSSGILLCTDVAARGLDIPGVDCIVQYDPPQDPNVFVHRVGRTARLGRQGRSIVFLSPKEEAYVEFLRIRRVPLQERKCSDDASDVVPEIRSAAKKDRDVMEKGLRAFVSYIRAYKEHHCSYIFRWKELEVGKLAMGYGLLQLPSMSEVKIHSLSTKGFVPVKDIKLEDIKYKDKSREKQRKKNLQAKKEAQQKEPKRQKPNKASDAATTVMRKKTAKQRRATQAIEDEDELARDYRLLKKLKKGSIDESEFAKMTGTEELL